A single window of Carassius auratus strain Wakin chromosome 9, ASM336829v1, whole genome shotgun sequence DNA harbors:
- the LOC113108175 gene encoding ras-related protein Ral-B, translated as MAASKSKGQSSLALHKVIMVGSGGVGKSALTLQFMYDEFVEDYEPTKADSYRKKVVLDGEEVQIDILDTAGQEDYAAIRDNYFRSGEGFLLVFSITEHESFTAAAEFREQILRVKAEEDKIPLLVVGNKSDLEDRRQVSVDEARGKAEEWGVQYVETSAKTRANVDKVFFDLMREVRAKKMSENKDKNGKGKNKKNKKSFKERCCLL; from the exons ATGGCAGCCAGTAAGAGTAAGGGTCAGAGCTCCCTTGCCCTGCACAAGGTCATTATGGTGGGCAGTGGAGGCGTAGGAAAGTCTGCTCTTACCCTTCAGTTTATGTATGATGAG TTTGTTGAAGATTATGAGCCCACAAAGGCCGACAGCTACAGGAAGAAAGTGGTGTTGGATGGAGAAGAGGTGCAGATTGACATTTTGGACACAGCTGGGCAGGAAGACTACGCGGCCATCCGAGACAACTATTTCCGTAGCGGAGAGGGTTTCCTGTTggtgttctccataacagagcacGAGTCTTTCACAGCTGCAGCAGAATTCAG GGAGCAGATCCTTCGGGTTAAAGCTGAGGAGGATAAGATTCCGCTGCTTGTGGTTGGAAATAAGTCAGACCTTGAGGATCGGAGGCAGGTTTCAGTAGACGAGGCCAGGGGAAAAGCAGAAGAATGGGGTGTGCAGTATGTCGAGACTTCTGCCAAGACACGGGCCAATGTGGACAAG GTATTTTTTGATCTAATGAGGGAAGTCCGGGctaaaaaaatgtcagaaaataaGGACAAAAACGGGAAGggaaaaaataagaagaataagaagaGCTTCAAAGAGCGATGCTGTTTACTTTGA